In the Cucurbita pepo subsp. pepo cultivar mu-cu-16 chromosome LG17, ASM280686v2, whole genome shotgun sequence genome, ACACATTGCCATCCGCTCCCATATCTGTGGTCAAAATCCTGCAAATCCACAAACAAACGAGTTCAGAAATCAAAGCCTAAGATTCTGCCATTAAAGACGAGAAAAAACATCTGCAATCCACCATATTCCTCTACACATACCCATCAAACAGgggaagagaagagagagagagaggcggggggggggggggggggggNNNNNNNNNNNNNNNNNNNNNNNNNNNNNNNNNNNNNNNNNNNNNNNNNNNNNNNNNNNNNNNNNNNNNNNNNNNNNNNNNNNNNNNNNNNNNNNNNNNNNNNNNNNNNNNNNNNNNNNNNNNNNNNNNNNNNNNNNNNNNNNNgggggggggggggggggggggggggagaACCTTTTTTATGTGGGCAGCAATGGATTTGCAATCGAAAACATCATAGAGATCCAGAGCTTTAGACGCAGCGTCCATGGCTTGGATCTGCATCTTGTTAGGCATATCTGTGTCCTGTACCGAAGCTTTGCCTTCCAACATCCTTTAGCCCTTTTCTAAAAACAGAAAACTGTCTGGGATTTGTTCTCGCCGATCTCTGCGCGTCTTATCTTCAAAATCCAGAAAAGATTTTACCAATCtcgaatgtttcgttcttccaGGAGTAAAATCAAACACAGATATAAGAAGGAAGCAAATGGACGATGATTTTAAACAACGAAAAACTCTGGAATCCCCTCTCCCAAATGTGACGGAATCTTTTGACATTCAAGTTTAACCTGGCACAGATTCcaattaatactatttttcaGTCATTTTCTCTCCCCACTTTAAGGACCTTTAACAATATTCTATTAAtgaaaatctcatttttcattatcTTCCTTACACTTTTCCCGCTGAAGATAATTATGGGTAAAGGATAAAGCTGCTGAGGCCAATAATGAAGCCAAGTTTTTCGTTGGATTTTTCTGTTAACGAGTCGACGTGGGATAGGGCCGTTAGGTTATGTTCCAAAGTTAAAAAACACTGCACAGACAAATTTACTCGCTCTGTGATGTGGATCAAGGTGAAGGGTCCTCGTGGATTGTTTGCAGCCTTCCGATCAAGGCGGTCTGAACATCCACAACAAAGTTCTTAGATAAATCAGTCAAAATGGAGAATTTTTCAGTGTTGGATTGGACAATGGACAAGGGTTTTAGATAAATCTAGAAGAAGAtaaatatgaaagatgaaatcTTGTTGACGCCAATCTTACCAGTTTCAGCGACTTATCCAATTGCTTTGgtaaggaaagagaaaaaagtttaaaaggaaaagacttGGCTGACATACAGGAGTGAGAATGGAATCATATTCTCTACCGTTTTCAAAGAGAGATTATTTCTTTTGGCATTGGAGAAACCCACTAATTGTAGAAGGGAATCCGTCTAGAAAGTAAATGCGAGATAGATATCATTAAAGAACCAAGGAATATATCAATGGAAAAATATCAATAGCACTAAATTGGTGATAGTGGCTTTGGTTAATGCACATCATAACCCCCCATGTACTTTGACAAGCACTCCTTGAAAATTCCCACGTTCGTAGCTACATCTTTACAGAACTTTACCATCTTCTTATCTAATTCTTCCGATAATACTTTTAGGGCCACATGCCATGCAGAATTCTTGATCGGTTCTCTTCCAGAACCTGATTTTCTGCAATGAAATAAGAGTATGGCTTCATTTTGAGTCATTTAAAGCCATCCAGAGATGGTTGAGGAGACAAATCTGATACAGTTTTGTTAACACTCTTGCACAGAAACAGAAAGAACTTTACAAAGGTGGACTCTTTATTGACTGAGGTATCTCTGcacaaaccaacaaaaaaataatctgCGGACAAATTTCTTATCAACTTCATTCACAGACAGATAACTGCATTGATACGAAACTCAGGACTCAGTGAGCCTAGTTGGTGCGATAACTGCAATAGAATCTCACTCATATGTGCATGAATTCTTCTTGAACACGATGGCTTTGGTGCTGGTAGAATCAATGCCTACTGGACAAGAGATTTGCTTTATATGCGTTGTTCTCACTAGCTTCCCAACAACGTTTCCTCGGGATCGAATTTTGAACACCAACGTCATTGGAACCGGACCACTTGTTGAGGGAAGAGACAAAGTTGATGCAGCTCCATACATGGGAACCTTGATTCCTTCCAAATTGACAGATACTGTCCGGTGACTGTTTCTTGGTTGGTAATATTTCCTCAACTGCACATAGGATCATCATAAGGCATATGATTTAATGTCTTTGGTTGATTTTCGGTTACAGTATCACAAATTCTTGATAAATCCTGGATTTTGTGCTTAACCCTTAGCTTTATTGCCTAAGGCAAGCCTACGATGCATTTAACAGAATGACCTCCAATCCAAGcttttttttcaaaccaaTTAGTTCCAAAGCTGTGAGTCAAAAAACAGAAACTCAGTAGAAGTTCATTACCTGACCAGATGCCACAACAATCTCTGAATAAATTAGATCAATTGGTGTGGAGGTAACATGAATGCCAAATATTGTTGCAGGGTTGTATACGCTTAACCTCAATGTGCTATTCAATGTCAGTAACTTGGTAGGAACCCCAGTGGAATCTGAACCTTCCCCAACATAGAAATTATGCACAGCCAAGCTCTGAAAGGATCAGATTGTACATTAAACAATGAACGCTCTGTTCATGAAGTTGGAAATTGACACGGTCAAGAAGAGAGTTTAAGTTCAAAAGAACTGTGACggatatatataaaaaattaacatactTCAAGATATCAGTTTCTTTATTGTTTGACGATCTTCTTTGAATATGTTCTGGTCTATAGGTTGTATAACTGCGTCCTTagttaagctttttttttttgggtcaaaTATAGGGTCTTATGATGAAATTTCTAGCGTATCATTTCTTCTCTAGTAAACATAGATGATCACTTCACTTTACATGATCACTTATTTATTCATCAGGAGGGTGAagaacatataaatatatccaACCATATCAATAGCTATTAGTAACTTGATTACCTTGACAGAAATCTGTGCCTTGAAAGGCCTGCTGGCGCCCCAAATGATCAAGCATAAAAGAGTGAACAAAGTAATGAAACTCAGAAGAGCAATTATTGCCTGAAAGCGTCGTGAGAGAGCCTTGTCCTCAAGGTCATCATAGGGCCCTTCTTCCATAATCACATTACACTCAGGCCACCCCTTGTCATTGCTCTGTTTCTTGCTCCCTTTTCTGCCTGAAGATGACCGGAAAATACCGGAAAATCGGCTCGCAGATGAGTTTCTTGAATGACGGCCGAACGATGGGTGTGAAGGTGACTCTATTGGACTATTGTTATAGATTGGAGTAGTGTGCATTGATGAAGATTTATCCCCATCATTAGAACACCTTGAAGGGCTCTGCACATAGTATGTAGGTCGCTTTGGTGACCTTGAAGGCGACGATGGCGCCAAACTGGTAATATCAGACTCAGATTTTGCCGATAGCATTTCTTCAGAGATTATGATAATTGAAGATAGTTTCAGAACAAAAATCAGATAGCAGTTGAAACCCAGATGAagatttagaaacaaaaagcaCTAACGCATTCAATGGGACCTTGTATTACTAGAACAAGGAATTGATACAACTCTCCATTTCAAAACAGGGGAAAACTCTGCAACTCTGCAACTCTCTGCTCAAAGGCCAAgtaggaagaagatgaaatggGGTAAGCTCTGAGCACCACCGAAGGCCAAAAGGCTCGAAGCCAAATGACAACCACTAGTGGGGGAACGATTGTCGGCAGCTGCTTGTTATTGgatagattaaattataaaatttccccgttttctttattttttttttcttttaatttcaatggTTGTGGagatttttacatttttaattgtttagtGGTTAgttataaattcttttttcaaatttttttttgaacacTTAGATTAGATTTGTCttagttgaattttgtttaaatgaTTGCtcctgaatttttttaataaacagaTGCAAAATGGGTACatttaaacatataatttGTCAACATACTTTTAACTTTATTCATCTCATTTTAATTACGTCACTCAAATTACATATAGTTGCACGTGTCACAGCAAACGAGAGCAAACATGGTCTAAAGATATGATATTTTGCTTAACAAAAAGTAGGTTGAAActgccttttttttatttatttatttaatcaaatcATGTGTGATCAAATTGTGATAAGTTTAGCCATTAAGATTGCCGAAAATCACATTGGAAAGTTAAGgcaataatttattatctttaagaacaatataaaatttagaatgaCACCTACTGTATTATAAATGGATTAAATGCCAAAAGATTCCCATAAAGTGGCACCAAATTGGGTTGGGGTGCTAGTGATGTAGTAGTTATAACCACAAGATCAAGACAAGCAATAAttcatcatttttataaaagtttatggaacaataattattaattataattcagcttacttattttatttcttgctATGCCAATTTGAGGTTTCTGTACCAACTACCAACAAATGTGTATAACATCTGAATTTTTCACATTATTCCATCTTTATCTTTCATAAATTTCCACAGTTATCATAAtgtattaattaatcaaaattccCTGTTGGGTTGCTTAATGATTTGATCATAGAATTTTAAACTTAACAATTGGTAGTTAATTGTTTTATTACGGCATTCTCAAGATTCTNtttttttttttttttttttttttttttttttttttggttaaaaattgGATAAGATAGACAGAAAAAATGTAGGTT is a window encoding:
- the LOC111778399 gene encoding uncharacterized protein LOC111778399, coding for MLSAKSESDITSLAPSSPSRSPKRPTYYVQSPSRCSNDGDKSSSMHTTPIYNNSPIESPSHPSFGRHSRNSSASRFSGIFRSSSGRKGSKKQSNDKGWPECNVIMEEGPYDDLEDKALSRRFQAIIALLSFITLFTLLCLIIWGASRPFKAQISVKSLAVHNFYVGEGSDSTGVPTKLLTLNSTLRLSVYNPATIFGIHVTSTPIDLIYSEIVVASGQLRKYYQPRNSHRTVSVNLEGIKVPMYGAASTLSLPSTSGPVPMTLVFKIRSRGNVVGKLVRTTHIKQISCPVGIDSTSTKAIVFKKNSCTYE
- the LOC111778400 gene encoding dynein light chain LC6, flagellar outer arm-like, with amino-acid sequence MLEGKASVQDTDMPNKMQIQAMDAASKALDLYDVFDCKSIAAHIKKDFDHRYGSGWQCVVGSNFGCFFTHSKGSFIYFKLGTLNFLIFKGVTSSPQ